One window from the genome of Pyrus communis chromosome 16, drPyrComm1.1, whole genome shotgun sequence encodes:
- the LOC137721184 gene encoding ras-related protein Rab11D-like, translating into MASYGDASQKVDYVFKVVLIGDSAVGKSQILARFARNEFSLDSKATIGVEFQTRTLLIEHKSVKAQIWDTAGQERYRAVTSAYYRGAVGAMLVYDITKRQTFDHIPRWLEELRSHADKNIVIILIGNKSDLENQRAVPTEDAKEFAEKEGLFFLETSALEATNVENAFSTVLTEVFNIVNKKSLAANENQGNGNPAPLAGKKILIPGPAQEIPAKSKACCTS; encoded by the exons GATAGGAGACTCTGCGGTGGGCAAGTCTCAGATTCTGGCCAGGTTTGCCCGAAACGAGTTTAGCTTGGACTCCAAGGCCACCATCGGTGTCGAGTTTCAGACTCGGACCCTCCTCATCGAGCACAAGAGTGTCAAGGCTCAGATCTGGGACACTGCTGGCCAAGaacg ATATAGAGCGGTGACAAGTGCATACTACAGGGGTGCTGTTGGGGCAATGCTGGTCTATGATATAACCAAACGCCAGACCTTTGACCACATACCACGTTGGCTGGAGGAGCTGCGCAGTCATGCGGACAAGAACATAGTCATCATTCTGATAGGCAACAAAAGTGATCTCGAGAACCAGCGTGCAGTCCCCACTGAAGATGCCAAAGAATTTGCTGAAAAGGAGGGACTTTTCTTCTTAGAGACCTCAGCCCTGGAAGCAACAAATGTAGAGAACGCTTTCTCGACTGTGTTGACAGAGGTATTCAACATCGTTAACAAGAAGAGCCTTGCAGCCAACGAAAATCAAGGTAACGGGAACCCTGCACCTCTGGCTGGTAAGAAAATCCTTATCCCGGGCCCTGCACAAGAAATCCCAGCTAAGAGCAAGGCCTGCTGTACGTCGTGA